A DNA window from Onthophagus taurus isolate NC chromosome 1, IU_Otau_3.0, whole genome shotgun sequence contains the following coding sequences:
- the LOC139431118 gene encoding uncharacterized protein: MEDKSDQTVKFVQLIENYQCLYNHTLAEHSRKDVTEKAWSAIGQKMKWTAADCKDKWKNIRNGFVRSLKPPASGSSAKSKKPYYLHDIMQFVLPYVRPIQHLEKTGNISLEESEIVTETDEDNPEPQLSYTLLEENKNNNVTKSSEESSFNFEKKKRKRRHVQEKDEIDHAILDYIKEKKSNKTLDDDRRMFLLSLLPDIKNLSDKNMQQFKIKTLVLLEQLLTQQEQSIDPFQMHDNAQSNHAPSPISIASSSASSIYDTTDGYTIHNLESLPACSSNINDQNNFL, from the exons atgGAAGATAAAAGCGATCAAACGGTGAAATTTGTTcagttaattgaaaattatcagTGTTTATATAATCATACATTAGCTGAACACTCTAGAAAAGATGTTACCGAAAAAGCTTGGTCTGCAATaggtcaaaaaatgaaatggacAG CGGCAGATTGTAAAGACAAATGGAAAAACATTCGGAATGGTTTTGTACGCAGCCTTAAACCACCTGCGAGTGGATCATcagcaaaatctaaaaaacctTACTATTTACACGACATTATGCAGTTTGTCTTGCCATATGTAAGACCCATTCAGCATTTAGAAAAAACCGGAAACATTTCGTTGGAAGAAAGTGAAATAGTGACAGAGACCGACGAAGACAATCCTGAACCTCAATTAAGTTATACCCTgcttgaagaaaataaaaacaataacgTCACGAAATCTTCTGAAGAAAGTTCttttaactttgaaaaaaagaaaagaaagagaaGACATGTACAGGAAAAAGATGAAATCGATCACGCTATTTTAGATTATatcaaagaaaagaaaagtaatAAGACTTTAGATGACGATCGAAGGATgtttcttttaagtttattaccCGACATAAAGAACTTATCAgacaaaaatatgcaacaatttaaaattaaaacacttgTATTGCTAGAACAACTGTTAACGCAGCAAGAGCAATCTATAGATCCTTTTCAAATGCACGATAACGCACAAAGCAATCACGCTCCCTCGCCGATTAGTATTGCGTCGTCTTCAGCTTCCAGTATTTATGATACCACGGATGGATACACAATTCATAATTTGGAAAGTTTACCTGCTTGTAGTAGTAATATAAATgaccaaaataattttctttaa
- the LOC111415280 gene encoding piggyBac transposable element-derived protein 4-like, which produces MAATPKEGFQLFVTTVIVQEIVNCTNLEGKRVYGANGKPWKDVTVDEFLAFCGLLIHAGVDRSWYVPARELFCDEFANPVYRATMSIFLFEEIRRFVRVDDKRTRNARLETDKLAMVSYIWDLFIQQCKTCVIPDTNVTIDEQLVRFRGRCTFVQYMPSKPDKYGLKIFRMCESTSGYALDGLVYVCRQPGEPPHKNLGL; this is translated from the coding sequence ATGGCTGCAACACCAAAAGAAGGGTTTCAGTTATTTGTAACTACAGTTATTGTACAAGAAATTGTGAACTGTACTAATTTAGAGGGCAAACGTGTTTATGGAGCAAATGGAAAACCATGGAAAGATGTAACTGTTGATGAATTTCTTGCATTCTGTGGTTTACTTATTCATGCGGGAGTTGATAGAAGCTGGTATGTTCCTGCGAGAGAATTATTTTGTGATGAATTTGCCAATCCTGTATACCGAGCTACAATGTCCATATTTCTCTTTGAAGAAATACGAAGATTCGTCAGAGTTGACGACAAGAGAACCCGGAATGCGCGTTTGGAAACCGATAAGTTAGCAATGGTGTCCTACATTTGGGATTTATTCATTCAGCAATGCAAAACCTGCGTCATACCTGATACTAATGTAACTATTGATGAACAACTCGTTAGGTTTAGAGGTAGATGCACATTCGTTCAATATATGCCAAGTAAACCGGACAAATATGGACTTAAAATATTTCGGATGTGTGAATCTACGTCTGGTTATGCTTTGGATGGTTTAGTTTATGTTTGTCGCCAGCCCGGAGAACCTCCACATAAAAACCTGGGGCTTTAA